The DNA segment AGCCATTTCTCCACAGGCGGGCGGAAAGCAGCTAAAGGACTTAGACAGCAGGACAGTCTATCTTCGGTACCGATCGACAATCACCGTCACACCGACGGGGGGTACGACGATCTGACGGATCATATTACTAATATGGATCTCGTACAGCTGACTCCGGAATCCAGGACGATTATTTCTGACGCGCTTCATAATTATGGTACTTCGTGGACGTCTGATGAATACGAAGCCGGGACCGACTTCACACTCGCCACCATCGAACACCACGAAAGCGGAGTGGTAGATACGGGATATGTAGCGTCAATGGACAACTCGCCCGTGGATTCGTTGTATTCAACCCATTGCAGCGGCTATGAAAAAGACAAGCCAATGATAGCTGCTACACCATCGAAAACACCGGCATTCTTCGGTGGGCTCGCTTGCGCAGTTTCCATCGAACCATCCTTTGTGCTTTCAGTCGCTGTTAGTGTTTCTGGTGTTGGAAGTGAGAATGGAAATTACTCAACAAGAACGGCCCGTTGTTCTTTTGCGGAACGATAGATTGCTGATATAATCGCGACTGCCGCCCGGCCTTCGGCACCGTCGATACTCGGTGGACGGTTCCTCCGGATGGCGGAAACAAAATCCGCAAACTGGCGTCGGTGCCCTTCACTGTTGATCGCGCCCGGGGATGAAGCACCACCGTCTGTAGCATCGCTCCGTTTTCCAAAACGAAATCGAATACGTTTGTCGTCCGGCAAATCATGGCGAAATTGCCACGACTGAAAGATCTCGTCTTCCATTACAACGAATCCGTCAGTGCCGGAGATTTCGATGCGCAACGTTGTTCCCGGCCAGGACCCTGTGCTGCCTTCAACGACACCTAAGGCGCCCGATTTAAAAAGAAGCGAGGCGACGGCCACATCTTCGACTTCAATACCGGTATGAGCCCTCGTAGCCGAAAACGCTGCTACTTTCTCTACTCCACCCATAAGCCATTGGAGAAGGTCGATGCCGTGGATTCCTTGATTCATCAAGGCGCCTCCGCCATCGTAACGATACGTACCTCGCCACCCACCTGGTACATAGTACTCCTGGGTACGATACCACTTGATATAAACGTCCGCGAGGACGATAGTTCCGAAGCGACCCGCGCTGATCGCGTTCTTCAGAGCTTGGCTTGATTCCGAGAATCTGCGGGGAAAAATTGCAGCGAGTTTGACTCCATTTTCCCGACAGACGGCAATAATCCGATCGATTCGGTCTGTGGTGACCTCAAGAGGTTTCTCGATGATGAGATGTTTTTTAGCCCTGGCAGCAGCAATAGCCGCTTCCATGTGAAGCCCGGAAGGGGTGCAGACTGAAACTGCATCGATTTCGGGATTCTTCAGGAAGTCGTCGAGATCCGAATATGCTGTGCCCCCAAACTGAGAAACCCGCTTTTCCGCTGCGGCGAGCCTCCTGCCACAGAAGGCAGTGATCTCCGCTCCAGGCACCTTTGCAAGGGCATCGGCGTGAAATTCACTGATCATTCCACAGCCCACGATTCCGAATTTGATTATTCGTTCCATTGTCACGCACGATCCTTGAACAGAC comes from the Candidatus Kryptoniota bacterium genome and includes:
- a CDS encoding Gfo/Idh/MocA family oxidoreductase, giving the protein MERIIKFGIVGCGMISEFHADALAKVPGAEITAFCGRRLAAAEKRVSQFGGTAYSDLDDFLKNPEIDAVSVCTPSGLHMEAAIAAARAKKHLIIEKPLEVTTDRIDRIIAVCRENGVKLAAIFPRRFSESSQALKNAISAGRFGTIVLADVYIKWYRTQEYYVPGGWRGTYRYDGGGALMNQGIHGIDLLQWLMGGVEKVAAFSATRAHTGIEVEDVAVASLLFKSGALGVVEGSTGSWPGTTLRIEISGTDGFVVMEDEIFQSWQFRHDLPDDKRIRFRFGKRSDATDGGASSPGAINSEGHRRQFADFVSAIRRNRPPSIDGAEGRAAVAIISAIYRSAKEQRAVLVE